CATTCTGTATTGTATCTAAGAACAAGTTTGCATCTAAGTACTGTCACAGTAAGGACaagcaaacaaaaaacaaatatgaaatattttttctatcagactacttaaaaatataaacaattgatTTTCAAGATGAATATTGATAGATtatttataaataacttcaaCTAATAAATAGATAAAGAAATGTCCTATTTAATACCTGTTTATGATATCAAAAGATGATTTTTTTGGGGCTGTTGACTAAGCTGTTGTCTCCTTTTTTAAGCTCCCAAATTTTTGGTGCAGAAAAGTTTAAAATCAAGATGTTCATCAAAATTATTGAATGAAACAGGGCTGTGTCTACAAATTACATGTAGTATTATGTATATCTCACAACAGTGATTCATCTTTTTTGTCTTCGTATATTCATATCAATTACATGGCTTTCGGTTGTAAAATGCACAGAATTAATGCATGAAAACAAGTATTTAGTTGTAAAATTTGTGACTTTTGTGTACTAACTAAGTTTTTGTTCTAACATCTCCATCTGTTGACATTTAGAGGTGTCGACAGGAAACATAAAGACAGGTAATTTAATGAGGTTACAAATTAATTACATGTACAACATAGAAATCAGCAAGGATGAAACATACGCGGACTTATAATATATGTACAGGAAATGGATTAAACTGCTGACATAAATATATCTTGTTACTAACTAGTTTAACCACCTTATCTCGCAGTACTCAAGGTTTACGTGGAAAAAAGTGGGTAGTCAAAAAATACTGTTAGGTTTtaacaaaactattttaaaatcaAGATTTCTATGATTCTTTTTTTATTCCTTTGAAGGTCTTACCTTTCTTTACTGAGAAGGCTaatgtattttcatttaaaaaaatagaactaTCAAACTAATGTAAAATGTCATAGTTAAAGaggtaaacaataaaataacaaacaaattgtGTCAGCTATATATCCTATTGCCAAGAAGGAaactgttacacatttgttttggCATAAAGATGTCGCCTATTCATATAAAACTGTGCATagaattttcattaaataaaattctaGTTCATGTTGGTAGTAAATTTACTATATATAAACTTCATATCTACATTAATGCAAGTTAAAAAAATGTAAGCGAACATAAACTTGACATGGGAATCTCTACCTCCTGTGTATTAATGTATTGTATGATTGTAAAATTGAGGGAGACCAAAACAAATACTTGGCAAACTCTTATTGTTGGTATGATCTTGGCAGATTGAATAGGATTTAATGAAAACTTCTCAGGATAATAGATAGAAGATTCATTTCTCCTGCCATGTAAACAATGTAGAATTGGTCATGAAAATGTCACCTTAACAGACGACAAGGCGACAGCTGAGAAATgctaacataaataaaaaaatatataatcctAAAATAGTATGAAGGACACACATCCATTACCTAACAAAATTAAGTCATTATGAAAGCAAATAAAATTTCAAGATAGCAAAGTAGGTAATGAGATGATGGTATTTCTACACCTTCTTAGATTTGAAATCTTTCTGTTATTCATTTATCTGATAGAGAACTTCCTCTGTTACAGATAAGCAGCAAGAACTTGATTTACCAACAGTTAAAGTAGATGAACCTCAAGTCAAAAGGAAAGAAGAAGAACCACAGAAAGACTCAAAGAAGAGTCCTATGACCCAGATTATTGGGGTTCGCAAAATGAAGCATGCGAACAGTTTTACTGGAATTGTACCTAAATATGGTGTAGAACCAACAAATGCTGACCTTTTGGCACAGGTATTTATattcttcttttaaaaaatggaTAAATGGCAGACTTTGTACCCACGAAAACATCACATGCTGAACTTTTGGCATAGATATTTATACTACGTAAGAAACCAAGAAAAAATCCAAGCTTTACATTTATATGATTGATTGCAATGTGTTTACTTGCTACTATTTAAAATGAAcctaaatttttaaaaacatactACATTGATTACTAATAgaaaagaaatttgaattttagTCAACATGTGTTTTATCTATATATTGTGGAATTATTGTATTATAAAATTAGTTCAAGTTGGTAGTAAAAATAATACTTATTATTGTGGCAACATTTGTgaggaataaatattacatattGATATCATATATATACAACAGTATTGGTCTTATAATGTAGTACCAATGTCAAGGACAATTGCTAAGGGTTATATATGTGTCAATATACTTTGTTACAAAAGAAATGACTATTGTATATTAAATTTGTGTTTGAATAAGTATTAAGTACAAAGCCTGAAGTAAAAGTAAGATTTGAATTGTCTGTCAATGGGTCCCGTAGGTAAATCAAATATATGTAATGACGTAAATACTGACCTAGTTTTCTACAGTTAAATACTTGCTGTATTCATAACGTAATTTGTTAATTACTCTTAAATCTTTAAATCAATATTGAAGGTTAAATCATATTGCTGTATTAGTGACTTTTATCAAATTTCCCCGATATTTACTTTCGTCAATATTTGCATTGGAAACCATGTCACTGTGATGCACATCTTGGTAACTTGGTTAATTAGTAATAAAATGCACCAGGTTACGACTGGTTGACATTTGATGGTTGACAGTGTCTCATTATTTTGATAATTAGATATTCAACAGTTACATGTTCaataacaatattaaaatgttatgTTTAGGCAATAAAGagtacatatttatattttcagactTTAACTGATATTAATAAATGGGGTGCTGATGTCTTTAAAATTGCTGAATACTCTGGGAATCGACCTCTAACCTGTACTACTTACAAAATATTTCAGGTAGGTTATTACTCTGGTCAGAACTGACCACTTACTTATATACGATTATCCTCAATATATTTCATTGAGGCTATGTTTATATTATTTCCCCACTGCAGAAATAGGCTTGCCTTAACAGGGTATTACATTCATTCATCATAGTCAAAATAACACATAGTATTATGAAATGTGCTGAAACGGATTGATCTCAGCCAGGATTGCTGTAGTAATGTAGTAAAATATCTGTccttaaagaaagttattaattACCATTGTATAGTCCTTGATCATGACTTCAGTCTAACTTATTGGAAATTTTGGTTAACCTGTATCTATATTAATGTTTCTAGTGATTTATTATTGTTGACGTCAGTTCCCATTGTCTTGAGTTTCTCTTGGTATTTATTAACTTGTGATTGAAACGTTTTTTGCTGCTGTACTGATATTCCCTTAGATAATTAAACTCTATGAATGAATCAAAATTTTCTAAAACATGCCAAGAAGTTTGGCAGCTtctgtaaaatttcatgaattaatgttttaaaatttggcAGTTTTTCCAAGAGAAATTGAAGATATGTGAGAGATGATAGAAGCAAACTCCAAATTATCAgataagaaaacagaaaaatcctGGTTATGTAAAAAATGTGTATTAAAATCATCCTACAAATTATTATCAAAAGATATTccattaatatcaaaataaaattatattgaatTATACAAATGAGGTGAACTTTTTCATCAAGGAGACTTTTAATGTAAGATAAAGAACAGCAGTAGAGTACATTTCACTTCTGAGAAGTCATGTAAATATATGTTAAATGTATCTAACAGAAAATCAGGTTTTCTTTAACCTTAATATTATATCATAAaccaaaatatgatgaaaaaggTCTGACTTGTTTAAGATTAGGTTATTGGTTTCTTTCTGGAACTAGTTCATGTTACAAGACGAACCCTAAATGATAAAACGACAAGATACTAAAAGTGCTAATGAATAGTTAATGATTATACAGGATGGCAATGCAAAAGAGATCTTTTTTAAACCTTTACATCCCTTCACTAATTTGAATAAGGCTTGGTGTAGAAACGTGAGGTTAGATCATTTGATACTGACGTCAGTATTGATCTGTTATCAGTGTGACCAGAAAGTCAGTGATTTTTGCATAACCAGCGGAGTCATTTAGTACCTGAGGAAATACCATGCTGTAATATGACAGTCTGTTCTCTCTTATCACTAATTGAcatataataaattcaaaacaataatttataCAAGATCATCATGTTCTGGTAATAAGCCATGAGGAATTATACATTTCATCATATGGCTCCTTGTAATATGTTGTCACGATTTTTCCACACTCTAATAGTACATTGCCTCCTAAGTAAACGATAAAACCCAAGtcatttactctgagtacagttTAGCTTCCAAGAAGGCGAAATCATGACTTACTCgatatataattattaaatgaTACTTTGATAGGTTTCACACCAAAGATTATTTGCCATTGTCAGATAGAATACatgataattgaaaataaaagacgaGCTGTAGGGATGTGATGTCATTGACACATCGGTCATCTACATTAATTACTCGCATAATGCCTTTGTTGTTGACCAGCATGACTGGACACAACTTCTAATACTTTGAGTATTAACACTCATGTTTATACCTGATTAAAATTTTACACTTCAAGTGCTATAGTTCTTATTGGTGCCAAAACATTTTAATGTTCTTagcatcattgttttttttttcttaatttatttgatttaagttcATTAAACTTTATCAAATTGTTGGTAAAAACAATGACCTTTaagtatgtttaatatttttgcaGGAACAAGACTTACTaagtatgtttaatatttttgcaGGAACGAGACTTACTtagtatgtttaatatttttgcaGGAACGAGACTTACTtagtatgtttaatatttttgcaGGAACGAGACTTACTaagtatgtttaatatttttgcaGGAACGAGACTTACTaagtatgtttaatatttttgcaGGAACGAGACTTACTaagtatgtttaatatttttgcaGGAACGAGACTTACTaagtatgtttaatatttttgcaGGAACGAGACTTACTaagtatgtttaatatttttgcaGGAACGAGACTTACTaagtatgtttaatatttttccagGAACGAGACTTACTaagtatgtttaatatttttccagGAACGAGACTTACTaagtatgtttaatatttttccagGAACGAGACTTACTaagtatgtttaatatttttccagGAACGAGACTTACTaagtatgtttaatatttttacagGAACGAGACTTACTaagtatgtttaatatttttgcaGGAACGAGACTTACTaagtatgtttaatatttttacagGAACGAGACTTACTaagtatgtttaatatttttacagGAACGAGACTTACTaagtatgtttaatatttttacagGAACGAGACTTACTaagtatgtttaatatttttacagGAACGAGACTTACTaagtatgtttaatatttttacagGAACGAGACTTACTaagtatgtttaatatttttgcaGGAACGAGACTTACTaagtatgtttaatatttttacagGAACGAGACTTACTaagtatgtttaatatttttacagGAACGAGACTTACTAAGTATGTTTAAGATTCCTGCTACCACACTGTTGAACTACCTGATGCATTTAGAAGATCACTATCACCGTGACAACCCATATCATAATTCTACACATGCTGCTGATGTCACACAATCTACACATGTGTTACTGTCCTCGCAGGCATTAGacgtaaatatttatttttattttattttttttggggggaggggggtgtTTTTAAGCTGGCAAAATGTTGAGAACACATCTTAAAACTGGCATACTTGATTGAATACTCTTTTTTTCTATAGTTTTACTCTATCAGTGAAGTTCGTGCCATACATACCACATCAAACTATATATGACATACAATCTGGACGTTTATCATGTACAGTAAACATATGAAATATTATTACACTATATGAGGTAATATATCTATCATCTTAGGTTCACTTGAAACAAATTGTAGGTAACTGACCAAATTAAATCCTTACTGGTACACTGCCTGTAGCCTTGGTAGCTAAGGTTGTTGAACTTTTGTCACACCTTAATTAGAAAATTTCACCAGGTAAAAAACATTGAAAGACCAATCCTTATTTATTTGCATACATTTCTACACTGAAGAAGACTTAAAACAGcaattaaaaattttgatttcCATTTTGtgtaatatataaacaatatttaaatgtataatttttgtcATATGTCATAAGTAAGTTCTTTGTTTTCAGAATGTGTTCACAGATCTTGAAGTTTTAGCGGCCATTTTTGCAAGTGCTATACATGACGTAGATCATCCTGGGCTTacaaatcagtatttagttcacACAGGTAAGGACAATGGTCATTGGCGTGTTTAATTAACATACTGTAATAGGTGCCACTCTTGATTAAGTAGCCCGAAAGTGGATCTAAATAGTGGcattaaaacaacaacaacaatcaTCTTAATTGAACTCCAGAGTGTGACAAACTTTTATATTAGTAATTTATGGTCTTTCTTCTTACTTTCTACTTGAAATTTGTAATAATGAGAGATGGTTTCATATTGGAAATTGACCTCTTTACTGATATCTGCAGATGatttgaatattcaaaatttagtccACTAAACACACCATTCAAAAAGTGATCGTAAGACAGGAGGAAACATCCGGCAAAACATTTATCACAAAGATTCTACTCTTACAGACACAACACATCAAATTAGCAtttcaaattacattttttgtttgctGTCAACAGATTTTCCCGTTATTTATTTACATCATTATACTTTACTGATTATAGATGAGTTCATATATCAATCATTTTTAGTTCAGTTGTACTTTGTATTGATTTTATTTCTACTTGCGTAAAGAAGTTGGGATTAATGTGCAAATTAAATTCTCTGATGTCATAGTTTTCATTTGAGAAAgattaatataattttttaatatacttACAAGAATTATATGATGGTGATACAAAAAATTATCGTACTGAAATACTGTACATCAGAAGTaagattagaaaataaaattcaattaataATTAAATTAAGCACAATAATTGGATAAGAACACAAATTGGTAACAAAAAAGAGAAGGCTATAGCTGTATACCACCAAAATTAAAAGTACAGAAAAAAAGACAACTGTGATTAAGTATTACATATAAAAGTAAgaagtgtggtatgattgccaataagacaactcttcacaagagaccaaataacatagaaattGGGAATTTAAGGTCACagtaaggccttcaaaaattagcAAAAGCCATGCATGCTTGCTATAATTATATGTATTTCCTTATTaagaaagattttatttttatttttagaaatgtctATGTAGCAAAATATGTTTGAATGTTTTATGTCTCTCAGTCTTACATCTATTTATTTCAGGTTCAGAACTAGCACTGATGTATAACGATGAGTCTGTTTTAGAAAACCATCACCTCGCTGTAGCATTCAAACTTTTACAAGAAGACAATTGTAACATTTTCCTCAATTTAAGTGATAAACAACGTCAGACATTAAGAAAAATGGTAATCGATATGGTGTTAGCTACAGACATGTCAAAACACATGAGTCTATTAGCAGACTTGAAAACAATGGTAGAAACAAAAAAAGTGGCAGGATCGGGTGTGCTTATGTTGGATAATTATACAGATaaaatacaggtaaataaaaCTTAATGACTGTATCAAAGGCCAGATTTATCCAGTCACACCTGCTTACAACAGAATGATGAAATCTAAGAAGTTGGTGTCCAGGGAACTAATAAATGACTAGCTTATGTTATTTCGTGTATTGTATGATTATAACACAATTAAGTATTAAAGAATGCTATCTCTTTGGAGACCGAATATCTCATGACTTAAAATAATAATATGATTATATAAGGACAATTTTTATTATGattgctttatcatgtttattgcttAACTTCCattggcaaacatttcatgcatatttacatgttaaatttAAAGCATCGTATGTTCATGGAAAGGAAGTAAATTGTTCTCTACGCAGTAAGTGGTACAATGCTCTAGAAGCCAATGTTTATCACAGTTTGGTCAGTGGTTTTATTATAGGTTAATCTTCATGTCATGTGACTAGATCAGTTTGGTCAGTGGTTTCATTATTGGTGAGTCTTCATGTCATGTGACTAGATCAGTTTGGTCAGTGGTTTTATTATTAGTTAGTCTTCATGTCATGTGACTAGATCAGTTTGGTCAGTGGTTTCTTTATTGGTTAATCTTTATGTCATGTGACTAGATCAGTTTGGTCAGTGGTTTCATTATTGGTTAGTCTTCATGTCATGTGACTAGATCAGTTTGGTCAGTGGTTTTATTATTGGTTAATCTTCCGGTCATGTGACTAGAGTATACAAGTTTTATAAGAACTGTACTGCACAAGTCCTCATTTCTATGAGTTATTTGATAATAGGACAGAGATAATGGCTCTTAATTTCTTTCATGTTTTCTATAATATACAAGTATTATGAAAACTGATACTgctataaataatttattaatgaTTGATACAACTGGACATGATATTTTCTGAAGAAAACATTATACACTCTTTTGTTTCACTttatcttaaaattacaaataaatttttataGAAAGTACAAAGGAATTAGATttgatacacaaaaaaaaccatttattAATAAATAGGCATGTATAACTAAAGTTGTAATTGAAGTAAATGCTGATTTTCAAACAGTTAATTTAATGGAATTTATTATAAactaattatttaatttttaggtGTTACAAAATATGGTCCATTGTTCAGATCTGAGTAACCCCACCAAACCAATTGAGATTTACAAGAAATCAGTTGATCGACTGATGGAAGAATTCTTCCAGCAAGGAGATAAAGAAAGAGAACGTGGTATGGATATCAGTCCGATGTGTGACCGACATAATTCTACGATAGAAAAGTCACAGGTAAGAAATCCTTCAATCTATCACTCAAATTATAATATAGTTACTTGGATATAAATCTTTACAAAACATAATCATATTCACCACTTGATTGTAATTGATATATCTAATGAGAAATTCAGTCATATTGAGGACagtttaattaaaaatttgactTCTTATAGTGCATACAAGTGCTTGTTAGTTCCATTGTTAAGAAAATGTCTCCTGAATGAAAACAAGTACAGATGATCATAATGTTATACAGTATATACCAAAACAAACCagaattatcatttaaaaaaagcaaaacaaacagaTGTCACGTGAGAAAAATAACAATTTGgcttaaagttaaaaaaaacaatttgtatttatacatttgcagctgatattatatatatataattttatgatCAACAGGTTGGTTTTATAGACTATATAGTGCACCCTTTGTGGGAGACATGGGCAGATTTAGTGTTTCCCGATGCTCAAGAAATATTAGACACTTTAGAGGACAATAGAGATTGGTATCAAAGCATGATTCCAGTAAGTCCGTCAGCAAGTTTCTCAACACGGAAACGGAACTCAGATAAAGAAGAggaaacaaaatttcagtttgATATGGACGAAGTTAAAGACAATAATTGTGATAGTGCTCAGACTTTAAAGGTTTCTACGCCAAAGACGCATTAGTTTtatgtgatattttgttttaagggAGAGCACTctgtgattatttattttttcttgggTTGTTATTTGCGTTTAGGTGCTCAGGGAACTTGCAGTACCCAATGAAAACTGAACGAAAACTTAATTTGCTGATTTTGCAACGAAACATGCAAGACTTATTTATTTGccattgtatttgtttttctgaatttttaaaatatgtttgaaggTTAGCTTCAAAGCTCTTCCTTTATTGCATCAATTTCATTCTATACTTTCTCTCTTTGTGTACTATGTAGGTTGTCTTCCAGAAAATTATATTTACTGCTCTGCTGAaacgatttatttttaaaataaaaataaaagttaatataAGAATAATAGTAAGAGTACTAAagcttttttcttttcttttttttatcattatttatttttattttaaattcttcCATTGATGTTGAAaagtttagaatttttttattatatttttacatttcttgTTGTGACTTTAATCTATGTAAAAAAGTTGaacaagaaatttattttaaaatttttaataaaattatctccATTTTACTTACTGGTGTAATGGGGAGATAAAAACCTGAAAAAGTGGAGAAAATTGTTTAGCAAGGGAGATAAATTTATCTTCAACAAGAGAAGATAACTCATCTGTGATCTCATATCAAATTTTATCTGTAAATAACggaaatgtatttaattttttgcattatttataaatatgtaaatataataCAGTTTATTATGTAAGCATTACTCATTGTTTGAAGATAGCCATGACATCTGACCAGTACTAATATATCTGTTGTCAGTGTATTTATTATATTCTAGGATTTACATAGAAAAGTTAGCATTTAGGTACACTTCCCCATACAAATAAGAGAATATGAAAATTCAGCTATGAACCAGCAACTAAATCAacatttttggtgtttttttataagatatctggtGATTGATTGAAATTTCTCcttttggctttaatttttaaattcaatcGAGTTACTGCTTATATTAAAAGCATACTCAGCATGGTTTGGAATCTATTTTCATCAAGGCTGTTTCGTCTATCATTTATGCAAAAGACTTTTCAGAATGACCTGTAGTTATACTCAGATACTTGTAGTAATTagtttccccccaaaaaaaacagaataataaTAATTAGCCATAGTATGTCTGTCAATCATtgataaatttaatttcaatcataaaaagtgattttcatttataattaatTGTGTTAAGATAGATTTTGTTTGGCTCAGTGTtagaaaaataagaaaagaaagCCATTTGATGTGTACAATTATGCATGTTGTTAAGCTTAAAAAAgaacatatacattttacatgTGTTATATGAACGTCTGATACTTGTGGACATACAATTTATGCAAATTACCTTCACCTTTCGACAGGTATCTTTTTTAAgactttttaatgtattttttcaacataaatcaATGTTAAAGGTACCATTTCCTCTGTTATTCTCATAAAACCTCCATGGGAAAAACAGTACAATATTAACCACTTTAATATGATTGGGTAGACACGATATTTTTCATTACTGGTAAACACTATAGTGCAATATTTGATCATCGTCATATGTAATATAATATTCATTGTTATTGATAAGCTACAGCAGTAATTCCCGGGTATGTACAGTGTGTCCCAGGTTGTGAGGAAAGTCATTTTCTTTGCAATAGTTTCTCCACTGACAATTCTGGTCTACTGTACAggatagatttttatatgtaacatACTATGTTAATGAATTTATTCATTGTTAGTTACCAAAATCTATTGATTTTAGTGCTAATTAAATTCAGCATTTTGTTAGATATTTATATATGGAGTTTATGCATAGTAATAtcaaacatgtttaaatttaAGAAGTTACTATTTCAAAAAAAAGTGCTGACAAGAAAAAACTAAATCTTGTACAGTTTTCCAAAATTTCATGGAGATTTCCACAATATGTTTTATTACGATATTTCTTGTTAGAGATAACGAGTGGCATTATATAAAAATACTGATCTATTTATTGGTAGATTAGATAAACAGAATTGATTGGTCAAGTTTTTCCATACCATTCCGGTCATGTATTAGATAGAATTGTATTTGTACACATTAATATAGGTAGAGATAACTACAATTTTATATCTAGAGGTAGATAAACAGGCTGGTTACAGTTTTCTGAATCAGAAAAGTGTTTGAACATCTCTATAGAAATCCAAACAGTTCTGTGATACTGATTAAAACATTCAGTAGATGTTGTTGCTGAACTCAACATTTAtacataaacaataaacaattttaagactgcattctttttatttatttctttaagaaATGAAATATTCTTAGTAGAAGGTATATATGTGGTAGATGGTCACGAGACAGTGTCCAATAGGCCAGTTCTGCGATACggttttcagatgaatctgtcatgtgacttccatCACCACAAGACAAAAATTTATGCATAGAAATTTCCAACACATGTTGAGCAAACGGgtgaaaaagttttattttatactgcacaaaatatttgggaaattTAAATCTAAAAGGATGGTCACCCTCCCTCAGTCATACGGCAATCACGATTATGTACTTACGgaacattaattatttctatactaCCCTACAGAATGACGTTTATGAAAGTGCTGGAAACTTTTAAAAGAGCAGGGATACAGGTGCACCTTCtttctggtaaatgacgtcataaaggttTGCGAAATTGATCTTAGgtgaaagacatgattccagaaatgacctattttgacaaaaaatatgatTTGCCATTGTGAACCTAATGTAGCATCAATCCAATAGCACTTGTGCATGACAGATCTATCAGCAGTTGATATAATATTCCATCACAGAGGGTTGCTACTTATAAGAAAGCTTTTGAATCAAGGATTATGAAAGTTGTGTCCCAGATGAACAGTTATGTTCTAATTATTGTAGCCGTACATATCACCCTTTCCTTGTTGATGACATCATCTTATTTATATGGAAGCATGATGGGTACCAATAGTGGAGCAGATCTACCTGACCTATTGTAGCACCTAAGGTAGATCGACCTGACCTATTGTAGCACCTAAGGTAGATCGACCTGACCTATTGTAGCACCTAAGGTAGATCGACCTGACCTATTGTAGCACCTAAGGTAGATCGACCTGACCTATTGTAGCACCTAAGGTAGATCGACCTGACCTATTGTAGCACCTAAGGTAGATCTACCTGACCTATTGTAGCACCTAAGGTAGATCGACCTGACCTATTGTAGCACCTAAGGTAGATCGACCTGACCTATTGTTGCACCTAAGGTTTTATTTATGGTGGTTGTTTTGGCCTTTCATCAAAGTTTTCTGTATACAACTTGTAGACTGTTACTTGTCTTTTTATCTATGTTTGGCCATTGCATTTTGGCTCTTGTTCAACATTCAGCTTTTGATTGTGAATAGATAAGCCATGAAATATTCACTGACTGAACATAGTGTCAGATACATCTGTGCACATTTTGAGGGTACAAGTTGTCTGAAGGGTTTTCTCATCTATTATGGATGTGAAATGTGTAACAGGTTGTTTATACAAGAAATGTTTCCATTGATATATGGAAATTATCTCTGCATAGTTCCATTtgggaaatatttttataaagattcTCTTAGAGGCAAACTATCAATTTTTGATTGAATGTCAAACAAACATCAGCACTGCAATTATTACCTGAAGATAAGAAgggaaaaataacaaaagaataaAACACTGAACTTTAAGTAAAGTATGCAGCTGTGtcaaaatgaaaacttaaaaaacCATAACTAAGTAGGCAATATCAACTTGAGACAAATCACCGTCACTCAGTCAGGTATTGAGTTAACAATATAGAGATACATCATGGAACAAACCATTAACACTTAAAC
This sequence is a window from Mytilus edulis chromosome 1, xbMytEdul2.2, whole genome shotgun sequence. Protein-coding genes within it:
- the LOC139502669 gene encoding 3',5'-cyclic-AMP phosphodiesterase 4B-like isoform X15, which encodes MLQLNRRKSCFDVENGTGPGRPTLEGSSPSSSRLVLQNLPQRRESFLYRSDSDYDLSPKSVSRHSSMQSEIHADDLIVTPFAQILASLRSVRNNYISLTNVQAPRERSRGASNPSGSHIHGRGSTGQENNKVPDEKYSQMALDTLEELDWCLDQLETIQTHRSVSDMASSKFKRMLNRELSHFAESSKSGNQIAEYICNTYLDKQQELDLPTVKVDEPQVKRKEEEPQKDSKKSPMTQIIGVRKMKHANSFTGIVPKYGVEPTNADLLAQTLTDINKWGADVFKIAEYSGNRPLTCTTYKIFQERDLLSMFKIPATTLLNYLMHLEDHYHRDNPYHNSTHAADVTQSTHVLLSSQALDNVFTDLEVLAAIFASAIHDVDHPGLTNQYLVHTGSELALMYNDESVLENHHLAVAFKLLQEDNCNIFLNLSDKQRQTLRKMVIDMVLATDMSKHMSLLADLKTMVETKKVAGSGVLMLDNYTDKIQVLQNMVHCSDLSNPTKPIEIYKKSVDRLMEEFFQQGDKERERGMDISPMCDRHNSTIEKSQVGFIDYIVHPLWETWADLVFPDAQEILDTLEDNRDWYQSMIPVSPSASFSTRKRNSDKEEETKFQFDMDEVKDNNCDSAQTLKVSTPKTH
- the LOC139502669 gene encoding 3',5'-cyclic-AMP phosphodiesterase 4C-like isoform X13, whose translation is MLQLNRRKSCFDVENGTGPGRPTLEGSSPSSSRLVLQNLPQRRESFLYRSDSDYDLSPKSVSRHSSMQSEMSPPTPTSNSTKGPQHADDLIVTPFAQILASLRSVRNNYISLTNVQAPRERSRGASNPSGSHIHGRGSTGQENNKVPDEKYSQMALDTLEELDWCLDQLETIQTHRSVSDMASSKFKRMLNRELSHFAESSKSGNQIAEYICNTYLDKQQELDLPTVKVDEPQVKRKEEEPQKDSKKSPMTQIIGVRKMKHANSFTGIVPKYGVEPTNADLLAQTLTDINKWGADVFKIAEYSGNRPLTCTTYKIFQERDLLSMFKIPATTLLNYLMHLEDHYHRDNPYHNSTHAADVTQSTHVLLSSQALDNVFTDLEVLAAIFASAIHDVDHPGLTNQYLVHTGSELALMYNDESVLENHHLAVAFKLLQEDNCNIFLNLSDKQRQTLRKMVIDMVLATDMSKHMSLLADLKTMVETKKVAGSGVLMLDNYTDKIQVLQNMVHCSDLSNPTKPIEIYKKSVDRLMEEFFQQGDKERERGMDISPMCDRHNSTIEKSQVGFIDYIVHPLWETWADLVFPDAQEILDTLEDNRDWYQSMIPVSPSASFSTRKRNSDKEEETKFQFDMDEVKDNNCDSAQTLKVSTPKTH
- the LOC139502669 gene encoding 3',5'-cyclic-AMP phosphodiesterase 4C-like isoform X14 gives rise to the protein MLTVPTIQEPKRRHSWICFDVENGTGPGRPTLEGSSPSSSRLVLQNLPQRRESFLYRSDSDYDLSPKSVSRHSSMQSEIHADDLIVTPFAQILASLRSVRNNYISLTNVQAPRERSRGASNPSGSHIHGRGSTGQENNKVPDEKYSQMALDTLEELDWCLDQLETIQTHRSVSDMASSKFKRMLNRELSHFAESSKSGNQIAEYICNTYLDKQQELDLPTVKVDEPQVKRKEEEPQKDSKKSPMTQIIGVRKMKHANSFTGIVPKYGVEPTNADLLAQTLTDINKWGADVFKIAEYSGNRPLTCTTYKIFQERDLLSMFKIPATTLLNYLMHLEDHYHRDNPYHNSTHAADVTQSTHVLLSSQALDNVFTDLEVLAAIFASAIHDVDHPGLTNQYLVHTGSELALMYNDESVLENHHLAVAFKLLQEDNCNIFLNLSDKQRQTLRKMVIDMVLATDMSKHMSLLADLKTMVETKKVAGSGVLMLDNYTDKIQVLQNMVHCSDLSNPTKPIEIYKKSVDRLMEEFFQQGDKERERGMDISPMCDRHNSTIEKSQVGFIDYIVHPLWETWADLVFPDAQEILDTLEDNRDWYQSMIPVSPSASFSTRKRNSDKEEETKFQFDMDEVKDNNCDSAQTLKVSTPKTH